The sequence AAAATTTAAAATATTTCGAGTATAGTGATTGAAGCTTAGTTTAACAATCAATAATCTAGTTGCTCCGGTAGGAGCAATATCTTTGTAGAAAAAGCTAATAAGATAAGAAATGCGCTCCGTAGGAATACTATCTATTCCTCATTTGTAAATGCTGCAATTTTATAGTCGCTCCGTAGGAGCTTCAACTTCTCGTGAGCTTTTGTTCATATTCTTCTATTGACAGTCCGCCGCTTTGCGGCTTTTTTGAAAGTGAATATTATTATTGGAAAATTATTGATTGTTTTTTACAATTCGTTCCAAATTTTGATGAGAAATAATTTAATCTCCACTAGCCCTAAAATAGTGTTACAATATGTAATTTTGCGTAACCATCAACCATCAACCATCAACCATCAACCATCAAGTAATAGTCTTGAAAATGGAAAAAGTCATTTTTTTGACAGATAATCAAAGAATGCAGTCACCCCTAGCCCAGATCGAAACGGCATCCTTTTTTGTTATCCGGTAAAAGCACGGGCACAAAAAAGATATAGTGAAGAGCTGGATGAAGCTTCTAATAATCAATGGCTAAATAAAGTTCCAATGAGTCATATACTTATAAATGTATATAAAGAATAGATTTCAAAAAAATATCTCATGCATTTTGCATGAGATATTTAGGAATAATATTTATATGAATTAAGTACTACAAAAATCGTGCTAAAAGTTATTTTTATCAAAAAATATTTACTAAATTCGTAGAATACGTTATGTTAAATCACAGTAGATATGCTAAAACAACATTTACAACTTAAATTAGGACAGAAACTTGCTCCTCAGCAAATCCAACTGATGAAGCTTATTCAGCTTCATACCTTAGAGTTTGAAGAAGAATTGGAAAGGGAATTGGAAGAAAATCCTGCATTAGAAGTGGTAAAGGAAGAGTCTAAAGAAGAGGAGTATTCTTCTTTGGATGAGTCTTACGAAACTGAAGGTACGGAAAGCATTGAAACAGATTTTGATGTGAATGATTACATCTATGATGACGAACCTAATTACAAAACTGCTTCCAGCAATTATTCTGCGGATGATGAAGATTTTGATAATGAAAGTCTTTTGACTGAAGGACAATCTTTATATGACTATTTAATGGAGCAAATCAACTTGATCAATATCAACCAAGATGATTTGAAAATTGCAGAATATATTATTGGTAATTTAGATACTGATGGTTATTTGAGACGTGAAGTAAAGTCTATTGTAGATGATTTGGCTTTTTCTCAAGGGATATATACGTCTGTTGATAAGGTTGAAGATATTTTAGAAAATTATATTCAAAAGTTAGATCCTTCTGGAGTTGGTGCGAGAGGCTTGCAAGAGTGTCTTTTGTTACAGATTGAGAAGAAAGTGAGTTCGGATAAAGCAATTTCTTTGGCTGCCAATATTTTGAGATTCCAGTTTGATGCTTTGACGAATAAGCATTATAATAAAATCATTCAGAAATATGATATTGAAGAGGAAGATTTGAAGGATGCTTTAGAAGAAATCTCTAAATTATCTCCAAAAGTAGGTGGGAATTTTGATACACAAACGATTACTATCAATCAGGAGATTATTCCGGATTTTGTAATATCTGTGAAAGAAGGAGTAGTAATTCCGATGTTGAATAGTAAAAATGCGCCGACACTAAGGGTTTCTGAAGAGTATAAAGATATTTTAACGACTTACTCTCATGATAAAAAGTCATCTGAACATAAGCAAGCTGCATTATTTATTAAACAAAAATTAGATGCTGCAAAATGGTACATAGATGCGATTAACCAGCGTCAGAATACATTGCTGCAAACAATTAATGCGATTGTAAAATTCCAGTATAATTATTTTATTACTGGTGATGAGAAATCTCTCAGACCTATGATTCTTAAAGATATTGCTGATATTACAGGGTTTGATATTTCCACGATTTCAAGAGTTGTAAAAAGTAAATATGCAGATACGCCAAACGGAATTCTTTATTTAAAAGATTTATTTTCTGATAGTTTAACAAATGATGACGGTGAGGAAGTTTCTACCAAAGAAATCAAAATGCACCTGCAGGAGGTCATCAGCAAAGAAAATAAGAGAAAACCGCTTACGGATGATGCTTTGGTTGTGATATTGAAAGAACAAGGTTATAATATTGCACGACGAACGATTGCAAAGTATCGAGAACAGTTAAACATTCCGGTCGCAAGATTGAGGAAAGAATTATAAAACAAAAAAGCATTTCAGAATTTGAAATGCTTTTTTAATGTTGATATTTTTTAGAAATATTTAATCTTCCTGAGAATCTATTTCTTTTAATTGATTCAGATTTTTATCGAGCCTTTTAATAAGAATTCCATAAACAAGCCTATAGTATACCCAAATTAGCAGAACACAAAGAACTGTACTGATAATAAAGCTTACTGTAAAAGCAATCATTGACGAATCGGCAAGAGCAGTGTTTTGATTATGTATAGCATACATCCCGAAAATTGTGAGAGCAGAGGTAAATATTACGACAATTAAAATATTTATTAAAATAAATGCATTAACCGTTTTTTTGAATCTGATGATTCGGGAAATAAATTCTTTTAAATCTTCTTCAATTTTTATTTTACGGTAATTCTCATAAAACTTCACAACAAAATAACCAGTGACAAATAGTGTCAGGACTTTTATAATTAAATAAATGTTATCAAAAATATCTTGCAGTTGTTCATTTTTTTCAACACCTAATTTTTGTAAAGAGGCAAGAAAAGTATTTGATTCTTTGTTTTGTATAATATAAAATAATCCGAAAGCAGAAAATAATAAAAACTCGATGATGCTAATCCATAATATATATTTCACGTAATTACGTGATTTTTTATTCAACATCTGAAGAATTTCATCGTTGTCATATTTTGGCTGAACAGGTTGTTCTTGCCAGGTTTTCTTAAAGCTATCTAAATCAAATTCAGGCATTTTTTTCCATTTTTTCTTTAAGGACTTTCTTTAATCTATTCATCTTCACACGCGCATTCACTTCAGTAATCCCGAGGTTTTCTGCAATGTCTTTATACGGAAGATCATCCAAATACATCATCACAATCGCTCTTTCTACGTTTGGAAGGGTTTTAATCACAGTGTACAATAACGATATTTGTTGTTGCTTATCGTCATCATCTTCAATAAAATCTCGGTGATTGATATCCAGTTCATTGGTTGGTAAGCTTTTGCTTTTCTTTCTGAAAAGTGTAATCGCAGTATTAAGCGCTACACGATACATCCATGTAGATATTTTTGAGTTTCCTTTAAATGAATCGTAACTTCTCCACAATTGCAGTACAATTTCCTGAAAAAGATCTTCCTCATCTTCGAGAGAATTGGTATATAGCCGTGACACTTTTATAATCAAACCTTGATTATCTTTTATAAGCTGGGCAAATTCTTTCTCTTTAGAAATCAAAACGATATATAATTGCCACGAAGATAATAATATAATGTAACAATTTAACAATGTATAAGTGTAACAAATTAAAATATATTTGGAATTCCTATAATTGGTAAATTGTTACACCGATACATTGTTAGATTTAATTATCTTTGCACCCACGAGAAAGTCGGCTTGTTGATTCTTACTTCGGTAAGGGTAGGAAAGTCCGGACACCATAGAGCAGCAAAGCGGATAACATCCGTCATCCGTGAGGATAGGACAAGTGCAACAGAAAGCAGGTACAGTTCGGCTGTAGTGAAACCAGGTAAACTCTTTGTGGTGCAATGATAAGTATATCGGTTCTTTTCAGCAATGAAAATAGGGGCGGCTCGTCCTGAAAGCCGAGGGGTAATCAGCTCAAGTTTTGCAGCAATGTAAAACGTAGATAAATAACAGGCGTCCCGATTTTTCGGGATACAAAATCCGGCTTATAGATTTTCTCGTGATTTTTATTAGAATGCCACAAATGCACGAATATTTTTTAGAAATATCAATTCTTATTAGTGCATTCATGGCATTTTATTCAATAGATTACTCGCTTTCCAACTGTTTTTTGGCCTCATCTAAGCCAGCTTTATCTTCTTTTGAAAGTTGAGGAAATTGTAAATCCATTTTTTCTAATGTATCAATAATAATTTGTATTGCAGATAATCTGGCAAACCATTTATTATCTGCCGGAATCACATACCAAGGCGCTTCATCTTTTGAGGTTTCGTTAATTGCAGTTTCGTAGCAGTTCATGTATTCATCAAACAAAGCTCTTTCGGGTAAATCTGCCGCAGAGAATTTCCAGTTTTTTTCCTGTTCGTTGATTCTATCTAATAATCTTTTCTTTTGTTCATCTTTCGAAACATGAAGGAAAATTTTAATAATAGTAGTTCCGTTTTGAGCCAAATGTTTTTCAAAATTTCTAATACTTTCGTAACGATTATCCCAGAATTCTTTATCAAAATCCTTTACAGAATCCCAGGTTTTTTCGCTTAAATTATATTCAGGATGTACTTTACAAACCAAAACACTTTCATAATGAGAACGGTTGAAAATTCCGATCATTCCTTTTTGTGGTAAAGCTAAATAATGTCTCCACAAAAAGTCATGAGCATATTCTTTTGAGCTCGGTGTTTTAAAACTCATCACATTACAGCCTTGAGGATTTACTCCGCCAAAAACATGCTCAATCAAGCTGTCTTTTCCTGCAGCATCCATTGCCTGAAGTACAACCAAAAGAGATTTACTTCCATCGGCATACAGTTTTTCCTGCAACTCACGAAGTTTTTCTTTTTCTTGGATTAAGATCTGAACACCTTCCTCTTTAGTAAGTTTCCCTTTATATTCTGTATCAGTTTTTTTATTGAAAATTTGTCCTTTATTATAAAGTCGTCTGAAAAATTGTCTGCCATATTGTAATAATTTAAGTGAAAGTTTTAGAATTCAAATATTGAAGATGTTATTTAATAATTTAACCTTATATAAATATAACAAAAAAACCGCCTCATGTGAGACGGTTCAATAATATTTTAAAATAATATTAGTTTCTTGCAGCTACTTTCTTAGCGGCTTTAGCAGCTTTCTTTTCAGCTTTTGCAGCTGCTTTTTGTTCGGCAGGTGTCAAAACTTTAGGTTCAGGAGCGTTTGCGTTTACATCACCTTTGATGTAGATAATACTTCTGCTGTTTACAGGGTCATTAGAAAATACTTCAATCATTTTGTTGAAAGGACCTGCATTAGCTGTAGCATATCCTACTTTGATTTTAGCAGATTTTCCTGGTAAGATTGGGTCTTGGCTAAATTCAGGAGTTGTACATCCGCAAGCAGGTTTTACGTTTGAAATAATCAAAGGCTTATCACCTGTGTTAGTTACAGTAAAAAATCTTGTACCGTCAGAATTTGGTTTAATTGCACCATATTCGTAAGTCGTTTTGTCGAATGTAATTGTTTGTGCAGATGCTAAAGCAATGGTTCCAAATAATGCAATTCCTGCAAATAATGTTTTCATAAGTAGATATTTATTAAATTTTTAAGGTCTTATGTTATCGCCTATTTTGACTAGTGCTTATTTCACAAGTCGACCTTGGCGATTTCATATTCCTGAATGTTAATATGTTTGTTAGATAAATTTTGAGAAACAAAGTTAAAAATTATTTTAATTAATGCTTACATTTTTTTACTTTAAACTATTTTTGCAGATTATAAGATAAAGAAACCAGAATTTATGCAGATTTCAGAAAAGTATAATCCACAGGAAACAGAACAGAAATGGTACAACTACTGGCTGGAAAACAAATATTTCCACTCAGAACCTAACGAGAAGCCGCCGTATACGGTCGTAATTCCGCCGCCAAACGTCACAGGAATTCTTCACATGGGGCATATGTTGAATAACACCATTCAAGATGTTTTGGTACGTCGTGCAAGAATGCAGGGCTTCAATGCCTGTTGGGTTCCGGGAACAGACCATGCTTCAATTGCTACTGAAGCGAAAGTTGTTGCTAAACTGAAGTCTGAGGGAATCAATAAATCTGATATTACTCGTGAAGAATTTTTGAAACACGCATGGGACTGGACTGATAAATATGGAGGAACGATTTTAGAACAATTAAAAAAACTAGGTTGTTCTTGTGATTGGGATAGAACCCGTTTTACGTTGGAAGATAAAATGTCTCAGCAGGTTATAAAATCTTTTGTTGACTTATACAACAAAGGTCTTATCTACAGAGGATACAGAATGGTAAATTGGGATCCGGAGGCAAAAACCAATATTTCTGACGAAGAAGTAATCTTTAAAGAACAAAACGGAAAATTATATTTCCTGAAATATAAGATAGAAGGTACAGAGGAATTTCTTTCTGTTGCTACTACGCGTCCTGAAACTATTTTCGGTGATACTGCTGTTTGTATCAATCCAAATGACGAAAGATATGCTCATCTGAAAGGTAAAAATGTTATCGTTCCTATAGTTAACAGAGTTATTCCGATTATTGAAGATGAATATGTTGATATTGAATTCGGAACTGGAGCTTTGAAAATTACTCCTGCTCACGATATTAACGATTACGAAATCGGACAAAAGCACAATCTTCAGATGATTGATTCTTTGGATGATGACGGAAATCTGAATGACCACGGTTTACATTACGCCGGGAAAAACAGATTTGACGTTAGAAAGCAAATCGCAAAAGAATTAGAAGAAAATGATCTTTTACTAAAAGCAGAAGATTACGTCAATAAAGTAGGAACTTCTGAAAGAACAGGTGCAGTTATTGAACCTAAGGTTTCTGTTCAGTGGTTCTTGAAAATGTCTGATATCGCAAAACCTGCATTAGACGTTGTGATGGATGATGAAGTAAAATTCTATCCTGAAAAGTTTAAAAATACCTACAAACACTGGATGGACAACATCCGTGACTGGAATATTTCCCGTCAGCTTTGGTGGGGACAGCAGATTCCTGCGTTCTACTATGGTGATGGCGAAAATGATTTCGTAGTTGCAGAAAACATTGAAGATGCCTTAGTATTAGCAAAACAAAAAACCAGCAACGATCAACTAACAACTGCTAACCTAAAACAAGACGAAGACGCTCTTGATACTTGGTTCTCATCATGGTTGTGGCCAATGTCGGTTTTCGATGGTTTGCTTGACCCTGATAACAAAGACATCAATTATTATTATCCGACTTCAGACTTGGTAACCGGTCCAGATATTATCTTTTTCTGGGTTGCCAGAATGATTATGGCCGGATTGGAATTTAAAGGTGAAGTTCCTTTTAAAAATGTTTATTTTACAGGGATTGTAAGAGATAAACAGAGAAGAAAGATGTCCAAGCAATTGGGGAATTCGCCTGATCCTTTAGATTTAATTTCTCAGTATGGTGCAGATGGAGTACGTGTTGGAAGTTTATTGAGTTCGGCTGCCGGAAATGATTTGCTGTTTGACGAAGATTTGATGGTACAAGGAAGAAATTTCATGACGAAAATATGGAATGCTTTCCGTTTAACGCAAAACTGGAATAAAGAAGATAAGCCACTAATTGCTTCAGATATTCAGGCGATTGAATGGTTTGAAAATCAGTTGAATAAATCGATTGCTGAAATCAATGATCAATTTGACAAATTCAGAATTTCTGATGCCTTGCATTTGATTCAAAAATTGGTGAAAGACGATTTCTGTGGTTGGTATCTTGAAGCCATTAAACCAAATTACGGAGAAGGAATTTCGAAAGAAGTGTACGATCAGACGATTGTTTTCTTCGAAGAATTAATGAAACTTCTGCATCCGTTTATGCCATTCTTGTCAGAAGAATTGTGGCAGTTGATTTCAGAAAGAAAACCTGAAGAAGCTTTGGTGATTGCTCAGCAGAAGAAAGCAGA comes from Chryseobacterium sp. 3008163 and encodes:
- the rpoN gene encoding RNA polymerase factor sigma-54, with amino-acid sequence MLKQHLQLKLGQKLAPQQIQLMKLIQLHTLEFEEELERELEENPALEVVKEESKEEEYSSLDESYETEGTESIETDFDVNDYIYDDEPNYKTASSNYSADDEDFDNESLLTEGQSLYDYLMEQINLININQDDLKIAEYIIGNLDTDGYLRREVKSIVDDLAFSQGIYTSVDKVEDILENYIQKLDPSGVGARGLQECLLLQIEKKVSSDKAISLAANILRFQFDALTNKHYNKIIQKYDIEEEDLKDALEEISKLSPKVGGNFDTQTITINQEIIPDFVISVKEGVVIPMLNSKNAPTLRVSEEYKDILTTYSHDKKSSEHKQAALFIKQKLDAAKWYIDAINQRQNTLLQTINAIVKFQYNYFITGDEKSLRPMILKDIADITGFDISTISRVVKSKYADTPNGILYLKDLFSDSLTNDDGEEVSTKEIKMHLQEVISKENKRKPLTDDALVVILKEQGYNIARRTIAKYREQLNIPVARLRKEL
- a CDS encoding beta-carotene 15,15'-monooxygenase, which codes for MPEFDLDSFKKTWQEQPVQPKYDNDEILQMLNKKSRNYVKYILWISIIEFLLFSAFGLFYIIQNKESNTFLASLQKLGVEKNEQLQDIFDNIYLIIKVLTLFVTGYFVVKFYENYRKIKIEEDLKEFISRIIRFKKTVNAFILINILIVVIFTSALTIFGMYAIHNQNTALADSSMIAFTVSFIISTVLCVLLIWVYYRLVYGILIKRLDKNLNQLKEIDSQED
- a CDS encoding RNA polymerase sigma factor, translating into MISKEKEFAQLIKDNQGLIIKVSRLYTNSLEDEEDLFQEIVLQLWRSYDSFKGNSKISTWMYRVALNTAITLFRKKSKSLPTNELDINHRDFIEDDDDKQQQISLLYTVIKTLPNVERAIVMMYLDDLPYKDIAENLGITEVNARVKMNRLKKVLKEKMEKNA
- a CDS encoding PPK2 family polyphosphate kinase: MLKLSLKLLQYGRQFFRRLYNKGQIFNKKTDTEYKGKLTKEEGVQILIQEKEKLRELQEKLYADGSKSLLVVLQAMDAAGKDSLIEHVFGGVNPQGCNVMSFKTPSSKEYAHDFLWRHYLALPQKGMIGIFNRSHYESVLVCKVHPEYNLSEKTWDSVKDFDKEFWDNRYESIRNFEKHLAQNGTTIIKIFLHVSKDEQKKRLLDRINEQEKNWKFSAADLPERALFDEYMNCYETAINETSKDEAPWYVIPADNKWFARLSAIQIIIDTLEKMDLQFPQLSKEDKAGLDEAKKQLESE
- a CDS encoding DUF1573 domain-containing protein, whose amino-acid sequence is MKTLFAGIALFGTIALASAQTITFDKTTYEYGAIKPNSDGTRFFTVTNTGDKPLIISNVKPACGCTTPEFSQDPILPGKSAKIKVGYATANAGPFNKMIEVFSNDPVNSRSIIYIKGDVNANAPEPKVLTPAEQKAAAKAEKKAAKAAKKVAARN
- a CDS encoding valine--tRNA ligase encodes the protein MQISEKYNPQETEQKWYNYWLENKYFHSEPNEKPPYTVVIPPPNVTGILHMGHMLNNTIQDVLVRRARMQGFNACWVPGTDHASIATEAKVVAKLKSEGINKSDITREEFLKHAWDWTDKYGGTILEQLKKLGCSCDWDRTRFTLEDKMSQQVIKSFVDLYNKGLIYRGYRMVNWDPEAKTNISDEEVIFKEQNGKLYFLKYKIEGTEEFLSVATTRPETIFGDTAVCINPNDERYAHLKGKNVIVPIVNRVIPIIEDEYVDIEFGTGALKITPAHDINDYEIGQKHNLQMIDSLDDDGNLNDHGLHYAGKNRFDVRKQIAKELEENDLLLKAEDYVNKVGTSERTGAVIEPKVSVQWFLKMSDIAKPALDVVMDDEVKFYPEKFKNTYKHWMDNIRDWNISRQLWWGQQIPAFYYGDGENDFVVAENIEDALVLAKQKTSNDQLTTANLKQDEDALDTWFSSWLWPMSVFDGLLDPDNKDINYYYPTSDLVTGPDIIFFWVARMIMAGLEFKGEVPFKNVYFTGIVRDKQRRKMSKQLGNSPDPLDLISQYGADGVRVGSLLSSAAGNDLLFDEDLMVQGRNFMTKIWNAFRLTQNWNKEDKPLIASDIQAIEWFENQLNKSIAEINDQFDKFRISDALHLIQKLVKDDFCGWYLEAIKPNYGEGISKEVYDQTIVFFEELMKLLHPFMPFLSEELWQLISERKPEEALVIAQQKKAEEFNEDIIKNFETAEEIISGVRNYRQTKGISPREAVEVYTNALNFENEAVVRKLASISEIHFGEKTDKPSFTFLVRSTEISIPLSEKLDLEEEKKKTEEEVKYLKGFLISVDKKLSNEKFVANAKPEVVEVERKKQKDAQDKIAILEEKLKSL